A section of the Alkalihalobacillus sp. LMS39 genome encodes:
- the spoIIID gene encoding sporulation transcriptional regulator SpoIIID has product MHDYIKERTIKIGRYIVETKKTVRTIAKEFGVSKSTVHKDLTERLPEINQELANEVKEILEYHKSIRHLRGGEATKVKYKKDSVVEEAVEKTRI; this is encoded by the coding sequence GTGCACGATTACATCAAAGAACGTACTATCAAGATTGGCAGGTACATCGTGGAAACAAAAAAGACAGTCCGAACGATCGCAAAGGAATTTGGGGTGTCTAAAAGTACAGTCCATAAAGATTTGACTGAGCGATTACCTGAAATCAACCAGGAGCTGGCCAATGAAGTGAAAGAAATTCTTGAGTATCATAAGTCGATCCGACACTTACGTGGTGGGGAAGCAACAAAGGTAAAATACAAGAAAGATTCCGTTGTGGAAGAAGCCGTCGAAAAAACTCGCATTTAA
- a CDS encoding methyl-accepting chemotaxis protein, which produces MNAIAELKLQEVIKKNRLLLFSFSFSLLAAAILSLVKQDFFTMTLYVTELILLFVGYILLHRIFKKEFIYPYLFIGICYFYMFLSMSISGGGIVAALITFFILLLSVVQMNRNVLVMGGGLGLISLIINIYFSSESGLAEVGSSLMLLYVLSIVVCSVLVYLNNQQGNKLEQFVLQSQNDVIEKEQQKQKLEESVTGIIERVTAVNEQLQENLESQQQIAIAVNEMATGSGTQSEQISGIATNAYETRTLMDELDGHTTQLKEISGSAYTVSVDGNQQVVALTTNMAELETITKELNRIFEQLTEKIAETNTFADSIKQITEQTNLLALNASIEAARAGESGKGFAVVANEIRKLAEMTGKTTEKITMNLSELNTNNGLAVDKMTQSQTKFAENLQATNTVTDYFKQLSNQLEQLNTRFTDFQQLATVVRGNSVNVESSTSDLAAIIEQASASLEEMSATIDSLNDQNKQISESMGETADIAVKIL; this is translated from the coding sequence ATGAATGCTATTGCAGAATTGAAATTACAAGAAGTTATTAAGAAAAATCGACTGCTTTTATTTTCTTTCTCATTTTCTTTACTCGCTGCTGCGATATTGTCGTTAGTGAAACAAGACTTTTTTACAATGACATTATACGTCACTGAGCTCATCTTATTATTTGTTGGTTATATATTGCTACATCGCATATTTAAAAAGGAATTCATTTATCCTTATTTATTTATTGGTATTTGTTATTTTTATATGTTTTTATCTATGTCCATAAGCGGTGGTGGGATTGTCGCTGCGCTGATTACGTTTTTCATCCTTTTATTATCGGTTGTCCAGATGAATCGAAATGTACTAGTGATGGGCGGTGGATTAGGATTAATTTCACTAATCATCAATATATATTTCTCTAGTGAAAGCGGGCTAGCAGAAGTAGGAAGTTCTCTAATGTTACTTTATGTATTAAGTATTGTTGTTTGTTCTGTCCTTGTGTATTTAAACAACCAACAAGGCAATAAACTCGAGCAATTTGTCTTACAAAGTCAAAATGATGTGATCGAAAAAGAACAACAAAAACAAAAGCTTGAAGAAAGTGTTACTGGCATCATTGAACGTGTCACTGCGGTTAATGAACAACTTCAAGAAAACCTTGAATCACAACAACAAATTGCTATTGCTGTAAATGAAATGGCAACAGGTAGCGGAACACAAAGTGAGCAAATATCTGGCATTGCAACAAATGCATATGAAACAAGGACATTAATGGATGAATTAGATGGTCATACAACACAATTAAAAGAGATTTCAGGTTCAGCTTATACAGTGTCTGTTGATGGGAACCAACAAGTTGTCGCTTTAACAACGAATATGGCTGAGTTAGAAACAATAACTAAAGAATTGAATCGCATATTTGAACAATTAACAGAAAAAATCGCAGAAACCAATACATTTGCTGATAGCATTAAACAAATTACCGAGCAAACGAACTTGCTTGCTTTAAACGCTTCGATCGAAGCAGCGCGTGCAGGTGAGTCTGGTAAAGGTTTCGCTGTCGTTGCAAATGAAATTCGTAAATTAGCGGAAATGACAGGCAAAACGACAGAGAAAATTACAATGAATCTATCAGAATTAAACACAAACAATGGCTTAGCTGTCGATAAAATGACACAAAGCCAAACGAAATTCGCTGAAAATTTACAAGCAACAAACACAGTGACTGATTATTTTAAACAGCTTTCCAATCAGCTTGAGCAACTAAACACACGCTTTACAGACTTCCAGCAGTTAGCGACTGTCGTTCGCGGGAACTCGGTCAATGTGGAGAGCTCCACTTCTGACTTAGCTGCAATCATTGAACAAGCATCTGCAAGCCTTGAAGAAATGAGTGCAACGATCGATTCATTAAATGACCAAAACAAACAAATCTCTGAATCGATGGGCGAAACAGCCGACATCGCTGTGAAAATTTTATAG
- a CDS encoding DHHA1 domain-containing protein, translated as MKTKKLYYQDPYIQTFTAQIVEQNQDEKGHYVVLDKTAFYPTGGGQPHDTGQLNGVQVVDVEEVEEEVRHYMKETLDVKECTGEINWKRRFDHMQQHAGQHIVTAAFEELFGYKTMSFHLGKEICAIDLDIPTLTETEAKQVEERANEVILENHPIETRWVTEEELRDLPLRKALAVSENIRLVVIPNFDYNGCGGTHPNSTGQVSAITILHWEKQKKQTRVYFICGNRVRQQLHEKHEVIQRLNSLFSAPQEQLEVAATRVFEQQKALEKEIAELKSELLQVELEKAIEQSIDWSGHRLVKQIYQQRPMQELQQLAKSITQKSDNVVVFLISETEEKLQVVCARSEDVSLNMKEFMKSILPLINGKGGGSETMAQGGGEKLLSPEALLESMLLKG; from the coding sequence GTGAAAACTAAAAAATTATATTATCAAGATCCATACATACAAACATTTACAGCCCAAATTGTGGAACAAAATCAAGACGAAAAAGGCCATTATGTGGTGTTAGATAAAACAGCTTTTTATCCGACTGGTGGTGGACAACCTCATGATACCGGGCAACTAAACGGAGTCCAAGTAGTTGATGTTGAGGAAGTTGAAGAAGAAGTTCGTCATTATATGAAAGAAACTCTAGACGTGAAAGAATGCACTGGAGAAATCAACTGGAAGCGGCGGTTTGACCATATGCAGCAGCATGCTGGTCAACATATTGTAACAGCGGCTTTTGAAGAGTTGTTTGGATATAAAACAATGAGCTTTCATTTAGGAAAAGAGATTTGTGCGATTGACCTTGATATTCCAACTTTAACAGAGACGGAAGCAAAGCAAGTTGAGGAAAGGGCGAACGAGGTTATTCTAGAAAATCATCCAATTGAAACGAGATGGGTGACAGAAGAAGAACTCCGTGATTTGCCATTAAGAAAGGCATTAGCCGTAAGCGAAAATATTCGTCTCGTTGTTATCCCGAACTTTGATTACAACGGGTGCGGGGGAACTCATCCGAATTCAACTGGACAAGTGAGTGCGATAACGATTTTACATTGGGAAAAGCAAAAGAAACAAACTCGTGTGTATTTTATTTGTGGAAATCGAGTACGGCAGCAATTACATGAAAAACACGAAGTTATTCAACGATTAAATTCATTATTCAGTGCCCCGCAAGAACAATTAGAGGTCGCCGCGACTCGCGTGTTTGAACAACAAAAAGCGTTAGAGAAAGAAATTGCCGAGTTGAAAAGCGAACTATTACAAGTAGAATTAGAAAAAGCAATCGAGCAATCCATCGACTGGAGTGGACATCGTCTCGTAAAACAAATCTATCAACAGCGGCCAATGCAAGAGCTCCAACAACTAGCGAAAAGCATCACGCAAAAGTCAGATAACGTAGTTGTTTTCTTAATAAGTGAAACCGAAGAAAAACTTCAAGTCGTTTGTGCGAGGAGCGAAGATGTTTCTCTGAACATGAAAGAGTTTATGAAGTCCATTTTACCATTGATTAATGGGAAAGGTGGCGGAAGTGAAACGATGGCTCAAGGCGGCGGAGAGAAGCTTTTGTCTCCAGAAGCGTTACTAGAGAGCATGCTATTAAAAGGATAA
- a CDS encoding helix-turn-helix domain-containing protein, translating to MDCSKIGKLLFQLRQEKNMTQKEIADAIGISDKTISKWERGLGCPDVSLLGELSALLGVNIENILQGQLALNDKNQGNLKRILFYVCPSCGNTMTSSTQADIACCGRKLTSLTAKKEDPIHKIHVEEIEQDYFISIQHEMSKSHFLAFAAYVTCDKMLFIPFYPEQNAEFRVPKFSSGRLYVYCNQHGLWMKEIKKPSRLAKSS from the coding sequence ATGGATTGCAGTAAAATTGGGAAATTACTTTTTCAGCTTCGGCAGGAAAAGAATATGACGCAAAAGGAAATTGCCGATGCAATTGGAATTAGTGACAAAACGATTTCAAAATGGGAACGTGGGTTAGGGTGTCCAGATGTATCGTTACTTGGGGAGTTATCTGCCCTATTAGGAGTCAATATTGAAAATATTCTTCAAGGACAATTAGCGCTTAATGATAAAAATCAAGGAAATCTAAAACGAATCTTATTCTATGTTTGTCCAAGCTGCGGCAATACGATGACAAGCTCAACACAAGCAGATATTGCTTGTTGTGGCAGGAAACTAACTTCATTAACAGCGAAAAAAGAGGACCCAATCCATAAAATCCATGTTGAGGAAATTGAACAAGATTATTTTATCTCCATTCAGCATGAAATGAGTAAAAGTCACTTTCTCGCATTTGCGGCGTATGTTACATGTGATAAAATGCTGTTTATCCCGTTTTATCCTGAACAAAATGCGGAATTCCGGGTTCCGAAATTTTCAAGTGGCCGGTTATATGTGTATTGTAATCAACATGGATTATGGATGAAGGAAATAAAAAAGCCAAGTCGTTTGGCGAAAAGTTCATAA
- a CDS encoding glycoside hydrolase family 1 protein: MSGENKRFPEGFLWGGATAANQLEGGFHEGNKGLNIADVLPGGKERLKVLKEPGFDFEIDNEKYNYPNHEAIDFYHRYKEDIALFAEMGFKVYRMSIAWSRIFPTGTELEPNEEGLAFYDRVFDELHKHGIEPVVTISHYEMPLTLVKDYGGWRSREVITFFERYAKAILNRYKGKVKYWMTFNEINSALHFPIMSMGFSVEEEETKYQQIFQGFHHQFVASSLAVKACKEIIPTAEIGCMILVAPVYSYDCNPENVMYSLQEEQIFTFFCGDVHVRGEYPAYSKRFFKEHNVMLDIQAGDLELIKEYTVDYIGFSYYMSLTQMKDKTGVEITPGNLLEGVKNPFLKASDWGWEIDPTGLRIILNKLYDRYQLPLFVVENGLGAYDKVEEDGSIQDDYRIDYLRSHIEAMAEAVEDGVDLMGYTSWGCIDLVSASTGEFSKRYGFIYVDKHDDGTGTLERKKKKSFDWYQRVIATNGEEL, translated from the coding sequence ATGAGTGGAGAAAACAAAAGATTTCCAGAAGGTTTTTTATGGGGAGGTGCAACAGCAGCAAACCAATTAGAAGGTGGTTTTCATGAAGGAAATAAAGGCTTAAATATTGCCGATGTTTTACCTGGGGGAAAAGAAAGATTAAAGGTGTTAAAAGAACCAGGTTTTGATTTTGAAATTGACAACGAAAAATATAACTATCCGAACCATGAAGCGATTGATTTTTATCATCGTTATAAAGAAGATATCGCTCTTTTTGCGGAAATGGGCTTTAAAGTGTATCGCATGTCCATCGCATGGTCACGTATTTTTCCAACAGGAACAGAGTTAGAGCCAAATGAAGAAGGCCTTGCTTTTTATGACCGTGTGTTTGATGAATTACACAAACATGGAATTGAACCGGTTGTGACGATTTCACATTATGAAATGCCACTAACTTTAGTAAAAGATTACGGTGGTTGGCGTAGTCGCGAAGTTATTACTTTCTTTGAGCGATATGCCAAAGCGATTTTGAATCGATATAAAGGAAAAGTAAAATATTGGATGACTTTTAATGAAATTAATAGTGCTCTTCATTTCCCAATTATGAGTATGGGATTCTCGGTAGAAGAGGAAGAAACGAAATATCAGCAAATTTTCCAAGGGTTCCACCACCAATTTGTGGCGAGTAGCTTAGCTGTAAAAGCGTGCAAAGAAATTATTCCTACTGCAGAAATTGGTTGTATGATTCTAGTAGCACCGGTGTATTCGTATGATTGCAACCCGGAAAATGTCATGTACTCTTTGCAAGAAGAACAGATTTTCACATTTTTCTGTGGAGATGTTCATGTGCGAGGTGAATATCCAGCCTACTCGAAACGATTCTTTAAAGAGCATAATGTAATGTTAGATATTCAAGCGGGAGACTTAGAGTTAATTAAAGAATATACAGTCGATTATATCGGCTTCAGCTATTATATGTCGCTCACACAAATGAAAGACAAAACAGGTGTTGAAATTACACCAGGAAATCTATTAGAAGGGGTAAAAAATCCATTTTTAAAAGCAAGCGACTGGGGCTGGGAAATCGACCCTACAGGATTGCGCATTATATTAAACAAACTATATGATCGCTACCAACTTCCGCTTTTTGTTGTAGAAAATGGATTAGGTGCGTATGACAAAGTGGAAGAAGACGGTTCAATTCAAGATGATTACCGCATCGACTATTTACGAAGTCATATCGAAGCGATGGCAGAAGCCGTTGAAGATGGTGTAGACTTAATGGGCTACACAAGCTGGGGATGTATCGACTTAGTAAGCGCGTCAACCGGTGAATTTTCAAAACGATACGGCTTTATTTATGTCGACAAACACGATGATGGGACAGGAACGCTTGAACGCAAAAAGAAAAAGTCGTTTGATTGGTATCAACGAGTTATCGCCACAAATGGAGAAGAATTGTAG